A single region of the Aeromonas hydrophila subsp. hydrophila ATCC 7966 genome encodes:
- the clpS gene encoding ATP-dependent Clp protease adapter ClpS: MSKQKELFANEEIAEAEKTKLQPPPMYKVVLNNDDYTPMEFVVEVLQKFFGMDLDKATQVMLSVHYSGKGVCGTFTAEIAETKVVQVNTYARNNEHPLLCTMEKA, translated from the coding sequence ATGAGCAAGCAGAAAGAACTCTTTGCTAATGAAGAGATTGCAGAAGCAGAGAAAACCAAGCTGCAGCCGCCACCCATGTACAAGGTCGTCCTGAACAACGATGACTACACACCGATGGAGTTCGTGGTGGAGGTGCTGCAAAAGTTCTTTGGTATGGATTTGGACAAGGCCACTCAGGTGATGCTGAGCGTGCATTATAGTGGTAAGGGAGTCTGTGGCACGTTCACCGCCGAGATTGCCGAAACCAAAGTGGTCCAGGTCAACACCTATGCACGTAACAACGAACATCCACTGCTGTGTACCATGGAAAAGGCTTGA
- the folD gene encoding bifunctional methylenetetrahydrofolate dehydrogenase/methenyltetrahydrofolate cyclohydrolase FolD → MSAKIIDGKQVAQTIRNQVAAQVQQRLAQGKRAPGLAVILVGVDPASQVYVGSKRRACEEVGFISRSYDLDATASQEELLALIDKLNEDADVDGILVQLPLPAHCDTTQVLERIRPDKDVDGFHPYNVGRLAQRIPALRPCTPKGIMTLIEATGVKTHGLHAVVVGASNIVGRPMTLELLLAGCTTTTCHRFTQDLEDQVRRADLLVVAVGKPNFIPGEWIKPGALVIDVGINRLADGSLVGDVEFETARNHASFITPVPGGVGPMTVASLMENTLSACQDYHDNAQ, encoded by the coding sequence ATGTCTGCCAAAATCATTGATGGAAAACAGGTTGCGCAAACGATTCGCAATCAGGTCGCAGCGCAAGTCCAACAGCGGTTGGCACAAGGAAAACGGGCGCCGGGCTTGGCGGTGATCCTGGTCGGGGTAGATCCTGCCTCGCAGGTCTATGTCGGCAGCAAGCGGCGCGCCTGCGAAGAGGTAGGCTTTATCTCCCGCTCTTACGATCTGGATGCGACGGCGAGCCAGGAAGAGTTGCTGGCACTGATCGATAAGCTGAATGAAGACGCAGACGTTGACGGTATTCTGGTGCAGCTCCCCTTGCCAGCTCACTGCGATACGACCCAGGTATTGGAGCGTATTCGCCCCGACAAGGATGTGGATGGTTTCCATCCCTACAACGTGGGTCGGCTGGCACAGCGTATCCCGGCACTGCGCCCTTGTACGCCCAAAGGCATCATGACGCTGATTGAAGCGACCGGTGTTAAAACGCATGGTCTGCATGCGGTAGTAGTCGGGGCATCCAACATCGTCGGTCGGCCGATGACGCTGGAGCTGCTGCTGGCAGGTTGTACTACCACCACCTGCCACCGTTTCACTCAGGATCTGGAAGATCAGGTTCGCCGTGCCGACCTGCTGGTGGTGGCGGTTGGCAAACCCAACTTCATTCCGGGTGAGTGGATCAAACCGGGAGCACTGGTGATCGACGTGGGTATCAACCGGTTGGCGGACGGCTCTCTGGTCGGTGACGTTGAGTTTGAGACCGCGCGCAATCATGCCTCCTTCATCACGCCTGTACCGGGCGGGGTTGGCCCCATGACGGTTGCCAGTCTGATGGAAAATACCCTGAGCGCCTGTCAGGACTATCACGACAACGCGCAATGA
- the cspD gene encoding cold shock-like protein CspD produces the protein MATGTVKWFNNAKGFGFICPEGGGEDIFAHDSTIQMEGYKTLKAGQAVNFELQQGPKGNHASVIVPNEAQNM, from the coding sequence ATGGCAACCGGAACAGTCAAGTGGTTTAACAACGCAAAAGGATTTGGGTTTATCTGTCCGGAAGGAGGTGGTGAAGATATCTTCGCCCACGACTCCACGATACAAATGGAAGGCTACAAGACGCTGAAAGCAGGTCAAGCAGTCAACTTTGAACTGCAACAGGGGCCGAAAGGCAATCACGCCTCTGTCATTGTGCCAAACGAAGCACAGAACATGTAA